Proteins encoded by one window of Cyclobacteriaceae bacterium:
- a CDS encoding histidinol-phosphate transaminase, with protein MTTRRQWLKSALAAGAGLPLSLTLANELMAAPVSRAEWLYGIEPKNLNQLVRLGSNENPYGPSDKARKAIIASISEGNRYAHGVAQDLRKVIAAREGVAPENVLLGGGSSELLCLTGISVGLEGGSVLSAFPTFRLLMDYAQKFNARWDQVNLDDNMVHDLEAMASAVKGDTKIIFVVNPNNPTGTVLDTEKLKSFCIETSKRATVFVDEAYIEFLDQYESKSMVQLVKEGHNAIVCRTFSKIYGLAGLRIGYLIGQPDTLKKIASKQMWGNYNQAGLAAAAASLEDKDFVAMTRKKNAEARQHLFNYLDSKKWSYGKSVANVVFFPAPIDGKTILEETEKKGYQIRVWDYAGKEWCRVSIGTLEEMKGFTKAFDQVIA; from the coding sequence ATGACAACACGCAGACAATGGTTGAAATCAGCGCTGGCAGCGGGTGCAGGTTTACCCCTGAGTTTAACCTTAGCCAATGAGTTAATGGCCGCACCGGTGAGTCGGGCGGAGTGGTTGTATGGTATTGAACCAAAAAACTTGAATCAACTTGTTCGGTTGGGGTCAAATGAAAATCCGTATGGTCCTTCTGATAAAGCACGCAAAGCCATTATTGCCAGCATAAGTGAAGGAAACCGCTATGCGCATGGTGTGGCTCAAGATCTACGCAAAGTAATTGCTGCGCGTGAAGGTGTAGCACCGGAAAACGTGTTGTTGGGTGGTGGCTCATCTGAGTTGCTTTGCCTTACCGGCATCTCTGTTGGCCTGGAAGGCGGTTCCGTACTGTCAGCATTCCCAACTTTCCGCCTGTTGATGGATTATGCACAGAAATTTAATGCCCGTTGGGATCAGGTAAACCTGGATGATAACATGGTGCATGATCTGGAGGCTATGGCATCTGCGGTTAAGGGTGATACTAAAATTATTTTTGTTGTGAATCCAAACAATCCTACCGGTACTGTTTTGGACACTGAAAAACTAAAATCGTTTTGCATAGAAACGAGTAAGCGGGCTACCGTGTTTGTGGATGAAGCCTATATCGAATTTCTGGATCAATACGAAAGTAAATCCATGGTGCAGTTGGTGAAGGAGGGACATAATGCAATTGTATGCAGAACATTTTCAAAAATTTATGGCCTCGCAGGTTTACGCATTGGTTATTTAATTGGTCAACCCGATACGCTGAAGAAAATTGCCTCGAAGCAAATGTGGGGCAATTATAACCAGGCGGGTTTAGCTGCAGCCGCGGCCAGCTTAGAGGATAAGGATTTTGTGGCCATGACACGCAAGAAAAATGCAGAGGCCCGTCAGCACTTGTTCAATTACCTCGACAGCAAAAAATGGTCGTATGGAAAATCAGTAGCCAACGTGGTATTTTTTCCTGCTCCGATAGATGGAAAAACCATTCTTGAAGAAACCGAGAAGAAGGGGTATCAAATTCGCGTGTGGGATTATGCGGGTAAGGAATGGTGCCGGGTAAGCATCGGCACACTGGAGGAAATGAAAGGATTTACAAAAGCGTTTGATCAGGTAATTGCGTAA
- a CDS encoding phosphatidate cytidylyltransferase yields MSKILSRYNNLTQRLITAVFGAAAIIAGVAYGEWTYFAVFLFICFFSLLEFYKLAGLDGLIPLKTLGTLSGVVIYALSFFVERGNISSRYYLLLFPLISLAYMIKLYKKTELKPFTNIAYTFLGIFYIAVPFALLNHAAFDDGYYNYEIILGSFLILWASDTGAYFAGTLFGKHKLFERISPKKSWEGFWGGAALAMAMTYGLSLYFQSLSVVNWMIVALLIIIGGTFGDLVESLLKRSMAIKDSGDSLPGHGGFLDRFDGLFISAPFIVAYLELF; encoded by the coding sequence GTGAGTAAAATTTTATCCCGTTATAACAACCTCACCCAGCGACTGATTACAGCTGTATTTGGTGCTGCAGCCATTATTGCCGGTGTTGCCTATGGTGAGTGGACGTACTTTGCTGTTTTCCTGTTCATCTGCTTTTTCTCGTTACTTGAGTTTTATAAGCTGGCCGGTCTTGACGGATTAATTCCGCTAAAAACATTGGGAACATTAAGCGGTGTGGTGATTTACGCACTTTCCTTTTTTGTAGAACGGGGAAACATTTCATCTCGGTACTACCTGTTGCTTTTTCCTCTGATCTCGTTGGCGTACATGATCAAGCTCTACAAAAAAACGGAACTGAAGCCTTTCACCAACATCGCGTATACCTTTTTGGGTATCTTTTACATTGCTGTTCCTTTTGCACTGTTGAACCATGCCGCATTTGATGACGGCTACTATAATTATGAGATCATTCTGGGTTCTTTTTTGATTTTATGGGCCAGTGATACCGGTGCATACTTTGCCGGAACATTGTTTGGAAAACATAAACTGTTTGAACGCATTTCGCCCAAAAAATCGTGGGAAGGATTTTGGGGGGGTGCGGCATTGGCTATGGCTATGACCTACGGTTTAAGCCTGTATTTCCAAAGCCTGAGTGTTGTTAACTGGATGATTGTTGCCTTGCTGATTATTATCGGAGGCACATTCGGTGATCTGGTAGAATCCCTGCTTAAAAGAAGCATGGCCATCAAGGATTCGGGGGATAGTTTACCCGGGCATGGCGGCTTTTTAGACCGATTTGATGGGTTGTTTATTTCAGCACCTTTTATTGTTGCTTATCTGGAGCTTTTCTGA
- a CDS encoding acyl-CoA desaturase yields the protein MSRASSIKFPRVKQDFFVTLNQRVNDYFKNNNISRQANAHMIIKSIFMFALYFTPYALIISGVVTNGWGVIALVVAMGLGVAGIGLSVMHDANHGAYSNKAWVNNLIGYSLNLIGANAFNWKVQHNVLHHTYTNVHDADEDISPRGILRMHPSSEWKPFHRFQHLYAWFFYGLMTIVWILVKDFVRIIRYQKDGLVKKQKTNALTEWTILLVSKAVFVGYIFVIPVLLTPYAWWQILLGIMGMHYIAGFILAIIFQPAHVIDGTEYPEPNQEGVLENTWAIHQLHTTTNFAHSNRILSWYVGGLNYQVEHHLFPNICHVHYRKISKIVRETAHEFGLPYKSEPTFISALAGHTRLLKELGKRPAMAVSQHQSNELSMLTN from the coding sequence ATGAGCAGAGCCTCCTCCATTAAATTTCCTAGAGTTAAACAAGATTTCTTCGTCACCCTTAATCAACGCGTTAACGATTACTTTAAAAACAACAACATCAGCCGTCAGGCTAACGCACACATGATCATCAAATCAATTTTCATGTTTGCCCTTTATTTTACGCCATATGCCCTTATCATTTCAGGTGTGGTCACCAACGGTTGGGGCGTTATCGCCCTGGTAGTTGCCATGGGACTTGGTGTTGCCGGTATTGGCCTTTCTGTTATGCACGATGCCAATCACGGTGCGTACTCCAACAAAGCCTGGGTAAATAATCTTATCGGATATTCTTTAAATCTTATTGGTGCTAACGCATTCAACTGGAAAGTACAGCACAATGTATTGCACCATACCTATACGAACGTTCACGATGCCGATGAAGACATTAGTCCGCGTGGCATTTTGCGCATGCACCCAAGCTCTGAATGGAAACCTTTCCATCGTTTTCAACACTTATACGCATGGTTTTTCTATGGCCTCATGACCATCGTATGGATTTTGGTGAAAGATTTTGTCAGAATCATTCGCTATCAAAAAGATGGACTGGTAAAAAAGCAAAAAACAAACGCATTAACGGAGTGGACTATTTTGTTAGTCTCCAAAGCAGTTTTCGTAGGATACATTTTTGTTATACCGGTGTTACTGACTCCATATGCCTGGTGGCAGATTTTGCTCGGTATAATGGGCATGCATTACATTGCTGGTTTCATACTGGCCATTATCTTTCAACCGGCACACGTTATTGACGGAACAGAATACCCGGAACCCAATCAGGAGGGTGTGCTTGAAAATACGTGGGCCATTCACCAATTGCACACAACCACCAACTTTGCGCATAGCAACCGAATTCTTTCCTGGTATGTAGGTGGATTAAATTATCAGGTAGAACATCATTTATTCCCCAATATTTGTCACGTGCACTACCGCAAGATTTCCAAAATCGTGCGCGAAACTGCTCATGAATTTGGTCTGCCTTATAAATCAGAGCCAACGTTTATCAGTGCATTGGCCGGGCATACGCGTTTGTTGAAGGAGTTGGGAAAGCGACCTGCAATGGCTGTCTCCCAACATCAATCAAATGAATTGAGTATGCTAACGAACTGA
- a CDS encoding DMT family transporter encodes MSESTKGNAIFLLIVCSLIWGTSFILIKQGLKVFDPDEVGALRVSAAALFLLPAALLKLRELKPTHFPKLLLSGLMGIFIPAFLFSVAQTRMDSSIAGILNTLTPIFTMIIGAVLFQQRFRVLAVVGIILGFAGTFMLMLSRSGGKVEGVNLYALLIVVACVLYGSNLNFIKFKIADVGSLAITSVSLLLIGPLAMLYLFFFTDFTAKFSTHEGAWPAFGYIVLLGMMSTAIATFLFNRLVKISTPLFASSVTYVMPIVAVMWGVLDGERLYLGHYIGMAAILGGVYLANRKKG; translated from the coding sequence ATGTCTGAGTCTACAAAAGGCAATGCCATTTTCTTACTGATTGTTTGTTCCCTCATTTGGGGTACCTCTTTCATCCTGATTAAGCAAGGCTTGAAAGTATTTGACCCGGATGAAGTTGGCGCTTTACGGGTTTCTGCCGCTGCACTTTTTCTGTTGCCGGCTGCGTTGCTCAAACTTCGGGAGTTAAAGCCAACTCATTTTCCTAAACTTTTACTTTCCGGGTTGATGGGTATTTTTATACCTGCCTTTCTTTTTTCAGTGGCACAAACCCGCATGGATAGTTCCATAGCCGGAATACTTAACACCCTTACACCCATCTTCACCATGATTATTGGCGCTGTATTGTTTCAACAACGCTTTCGCGTATTGGCTGTAGTGGGAATTATACTGGGCTTTGCCGGTACCTTTATGTTGATGCTTTCGCGCTCAGGCGGAAAAGTAGAAGGTGTAAACCTGTATGCCTTGCTGATTGTGGTGGCGTGTGTTCTCTACGGCTCAAACCTGAATTTCATAAAATTTAAAATTGCCGATGTGGGATCGTTGGCCATAACCAGTGTTTCGCTTTTGCTGATTGGGCCGCTGGCCATGCTGTATTTATTTTTCTTCACCGACTTTACGGCAAAGTTTTCAACACACGAAGGCGCATGGCCAGCCTTTGGCTACATCGTGTTATTGGGTATGATGAGCACGGCCATTGCCACCTTTCTGTTTAATCGGTTGGTAAAAATCAGCACACCACTTTTTGCCAGTTCCGTAACCTATGTGATGCCTATCGTGGCTGTGATGTGGGGTGTGCTGGATGGCGAGCGTTTATACCTGGGGCATTACATTGGTATGGCTGCTATTTTGGGTGGCGTTTACTTGGCCAATCGCAAGAAGGGGTAA
- the dusB gene encoding tRNA dihydrouridine synthase DusB: MVKIGKIELGDFPLLLAPMEDVSDPPFRAVCKANGADLMYTEFVSSEGLIRDAAKSKQKLDIFEYERPIGIQLFGSDIEHMRQSTEIATAAQPDLIDINYGCPVKNVACRGAGAALLQDIPKMVKMTEAVVKATHLPVTVKTRLGWDDNTKNILEVAERLQDIGIQALTVHGRTRVQMYKGSADWTLIGRLKENPRLTIPIFGNGDIDSPQKALEYKNRYGVDGVMIGRAAIGYPWIFNEIKHYIQHGERPLPPDVAERVNVTKKHLEFSIKWKGDRTGVFEMRRHYTNYFKGLPDFKPFRMRLVETSDIPELFAILDEISEAYSGELISS; the protein is encoded by the coding sequence ATGGTCAAAATAGGCAAAATAGAACTGGGGGATTTTCCGTTGCTGCTCGCACCCATGGAGGATGTGAGCGATCCGCCTTTTCGTGCCGTGTGCAAAGCCAATGGCGCTGACCTGATGTACACCGAGTTTGTTTCCTCCGAAGGATTGATACGCGATGCGGCCAAGAGCAAACAAAAGCTCGACATTTTTGAATATGAGCGACCAATAGGCATTCAACTTTTTGGAAGTGACATTGAGCACATGCGTCAATCGACAGAGATCGCAACCGCTGCTCAACCCGATTTAATTGACATTAACTATGGTTGCCCGGTTAAAAATGTAGCGTGCCGTGGGGCAGGTGCTGCGTTGCTTCAGGATATTCCGAAAATGGTGAAGATGACGGAAGCGGTTGTGAAAGCCACCCATCTTCCGGTTACCGTGAAAACCCGGTTAGGGTGGGATGACAATACCAAAAACATTTTAGAAGTTGCCGAGCGTCTTCAGGATATTGGCATACAAGCGTTAACTGTACACGGCCGTACGCGCGTGCAGATGTACAAAGGTTCAGCCGACTGGACACTCATTGGCAGGTTGAAAGAAAACCCGCGACTGACCATTCCCATTTTCGGTAATGGTGATATTGATTCGCCACAAAAAGCATTGGAATACAAAAACCGTTATGGTGTTGATGGTGTAATGATCGGTCGTGCCGCTATTGGTTATCCATGGATATTTAACGAGATCAAACATTACATCCAACACGGTGAACGTCCGCTGCCGCCTGATGTAGCCGAACGTGTAAACGTTACGAAGAAGCATCTGGAGTTTTCGATCAAATGGAAAGGTGATCGTACCGGTGTGTTTGAAATGCGCAGGCACTACACCAACTACTTCAAAGGACTTCCTGATTTCAAACCCTTCCGCATGCGGTTAGTGGAAACTTCGGATATACCGGAACTCTTTGCCATTCTGGATGAGATTAGTGAGGCATATTCGGGCGAGTTGATTTCATCGTAA
- a CDS encoding phosphatidylserine decarboxylase family protein: protein MTIHKEGRTLLFVLLIILVAIIWAFDYFFPEQQLIRNIVIGVGVVFYLIVLQFFRNPIFTVQKNPKQVIAPADGKVVVIEEAEETEYLKGKRKQVSIFMSPINVHVNRMPVGGTISYYRYHEGKYLVAWHPKSSTENERTTVVAKMDNGVEILFRQIAGALARRIKCYVSEGQKLEQGAEFGFIKFGSRVDIFLPLDAKITVNLGDKTTGGKTVIAEF from the coding sequence ATGACCATTCACAAAGAAGGCCGCACGTTGCTGTTTGTATTATTAATCATTTTGGTGGCGATTATATGGGCATTCGATTACTTCTTTCCAGAACAACAACTTATCCGCAACATCGTGATTGGTGTAGGTGTGGTTTTCTACCTGATCGTACTTCAATTTTTCAGAAACCCAATTTTTACCGTTCAGAAAAATCCCAAACAGGTTATTGCTCCGGCTGATGGGAAAGTAGTTGTGATTGAAGAGGCCGAAGAAACCGAATACCTGAAAGGCAAACGCAAACAGGTTTCCATTTTCATGTCGCCCATCAACGTACACGTTAATCGCATGCCCGTTGGCGGCACCATCAGCTACTACCGCTATCATGAAGGTAAATATTTAGTTGCGTGGCACCCGAAATCAAGTACAGAAAATGAGCGCACTACGGTGGTAGCTAAAATGGATAACGGTGTAGAAATTCTATTTCGCCAGATTGCCGGTGCATTGGCGCGAAGAATCAAATGTTACGTTTCGGAAGGTCAAAAACTGGAACAAGGCGCTGAGTTCGGGTTCATCAAATTCGGGTCGCGAGTAGACATTTTTCTGCCCCTTGATGCAAAAATCACCGTAAACCTGGGCGATAAAACCACCGGTGGCAAGACCGTTATTGCCGAATTTTAA
- a CDS encoding Glu/Leu/Phe/Val dehydrogenase: MAYIEPAPLKDKENPFEAMMSRFHEASQILGLEDEIYNVLKSPARQVIVSLPVTMDDGTIRVFEGYRVVHSNILGPSKGGIRYDPHVNLDEVKALAAWMTWKCAVVDIPYGGAKGGITCNPRQMSAGEIERLTRSYTSAMIDIFGPDRDIPAPDMGTGPREMAWLMDEYSKTQGMTVNAVVTGKPLVLGGSLGRTEATGRGVMVSTLTAMEKMKINPYKATCAVQGFGNVGSWAARLLAERGLIVQAVSDISGAYYNEKGIDIEAAVAYRDKNKGSLEGFDGAEKISGEDLLILPVDVLVPAATEDVIKASNAPNIKAKLIVEGANGPTSSKADSIINEKGIIVVPDILANAGGVTVSYFEWVQNRLGYKWEAERVNRRSDRIMKDAFNNVYKTANDYKVPMRTAAYMVAIDKVAKTYKYRGGY, encoded by the coding sequence ATGGCATACATAGAACCTGCACCTTTAAAAGACAAGGAAAATCCATTTGAAGCAATGATGTCGAGGTTTCACGAAGCCTCCCAGATTCTTGGATTGGAAGATGAAATCTATAACGTATTAAAATCACCTGCACGCCAGGTAATCGTCTCGCTCCCCGTAACCATGGATGATGGAACCATCCGTGTGTTTGAAGGGTACCGCGTAGTACACTCCAATATTCTCGGTCCGTCAAAAGGCGGTATCCGATACGATCCACATGTAAACCTGGATGAAGTAAAGGCACTTGCCGCATGGATGACCTGGAAGTGTGCCGTGGTGGATATTCCGTATGGTGGTGCCAAGGGTGGCATTACCTGTAACCCACGCCAGATGTCGGCCGGAGAGATTGAACGATTAACCCGTTCCTATACCAGCGCGATGATCGATATCTTCGGTCCGGATCGTGATATTCCGGCACCGGATATGGGAACCGGCCCAAGAGAAATGGCCTGGTTAATGGATGAATATTCCAAAACACAAGGCATGACTGTTAATGCAGTAGTAACCGGTAAGCCTTTGGTGCTTGGTGGTTCACTTGGCAGAACTGAAGCAACCGGTCGTGGTGTAATGGTTTCTACCTTGACCGCGATGGAGAAAATGAAAATCAATCCGTACAAGGCCACCTGTGCTGTGCAAGGATTTGGTAACGTAGGGTCATGGGCCGCGCGTCTGTTAGCCGAACGCGGTTTGATCGTGCAAGCCGTTAGCGACATTTCAGGAGCATACTATAACGAAAAAGGAATTGATATTGAGGCTGCCGTAGCCTATCGCGATAAGAACAAAGGTTCTCTCGAAGGATTTGATGGCGCTGAAAAAATCAGTGGTGAAGATCTGTTGATTCTTCCGGTAGATGTATTAGTGCCAGCGGCCACTGAAGATGTAATCAAGGCGAGCAATGCACCCAATATTAAAGCCAAATTAATTGTGGAAGGTGCAAACGGACCAACATCATCCAAAGCCGATAGCATCATCAATGAAAAAGGAATCATTGTAGTGCCCGATATTTTGGCTAATGCCGGTGGTGTTACGGTATCGTATTTTGAGTGGGTACAAAACCGTTTAGGTTATAAGTGGGAAGCTGAGCGTGTTAACCGCAGATCAGACAGAATTATGAAAGATGCGTTTAACAACGTGTACAAAACCGCCAACGATTATAAAGTGCCCATGCGTACAGCCGCGTATATGGTGGCCATCGACAAAGTTGCGAAAACATACAAGTATCGCGGAGGATACTAA
- a CDS encoding cupin domain-containing protein — MEKINLKEKFAQFTDHWNPRIIGELNGQQVKVTKLKGEFFWHHHEHEDELFLIIKGKLKIEFRDRTVEIGEGEFIIVPRGIEHRPVADEEVEVMLFEPASTLNTGNVENERTKRVLDKI; from the coding sequence ATGGAAAAGATTAATCTAAAAGAAAAATTTGCTCAGTTTACAGATCATTGGAATCCAAGGATCATTGGTGAACTGAATGGACAGCAAGTAAAGGTTACCAAATTAAAGGGCGAGTTTTTCTGGCATCATCACGAGCATGAAGATGAACTGTTTTTGATCATCAAAGGAAAATTAAAGATTGAGTTTCGGGATAGGACCGTTGAAATTGGTGAAGGTGAATTTATTATTGTTCCCCGCGGTATAGAGCACAGGCCAGTGGCTGATGAAGAGGTGGAAGTAATGCTGTTTGAACCGGCCTCAACGTTGAACACGGGGAATGTGGAGAATGAAAGGACAAAGAGAGTTTTGGATAAGATTTAG
- the ribD gene encoding bifunctional diaminohydroxyphosphoribosylaminopyrimidine deaminase/5-amino-6-(5-phosphoribosylamino)uracil reductase RibD, with translation MKKHDHHIDELFMQRCLELAALGRGTVSPNPLVGCVIVHNDRIIGEGWHKKFGEAHAEVNAVAAVENQELLKESTVYVNLEPCSHFGKTPPCVDLLIRHQVKKVVIANLDTHPNVSGEGIKKLREAGIEVITGILDKQGRELNKRFFTDVEKKRPYIILKWAQTADGFIAQANYDSKWISNEFSRQLVHKWRSEEDAILLGTKTVFHDNPQLNVREWTGRNPVRIVIDRFLKLSEKLNVFDRSQKTIVYNVLKHEEHDNLILARIDETDFLPQLLQDLHKRGIQSVIVEGGAQTLQFFISSGLWDEARIFQATRIFGKGIKAPELKGKLSSTETVSTDTLFTYHPL, from the coding sequence ATGAAGAAACACGATCACCACATTGATGAGCTTTTTATGCAGCGTTGTCTGGAATTGGCTGCATTGGGCCGTGGAACTGTGAGCCCGAATCCGTTGGTGGGATGTGTTATTGTGCATAATGATAGAATAATTGGAGAGGGCTGGCATAAAAAATTTGGTGAAGCACATGCGGAAGTAAATGCGGTAGCTGCTGTTGAAAATCAGGAATTACTGAAAGAGAGCACCGTGTATGTCAATCTTGAACCGTGCTCACATTTTGGTAAAACCCCACCGTGTGTTGATCTGTTGATTCGTCATCAGGTAAAAAAAGTAGTAATCGCGAATCTCGACACACATCCAAACGTTTCTGGTGAGGGAATAAAAAAACTACGTGAGGCCGGCATTGAAGTGATTACCGGAATACTGGATAAGCAAGGGCGTGAGTTAAACAAACGTTTCTTTACCGATGTAGAGAAAAAGCGCCCATACATTATTTTAAAATGGGCGCAGACTGCGGATGGATTTATCGCGCAAGCCAATTACGATTCGAAATGGATCAGCAACGAATTTTCACGACAACTGGTGCATAAGTGGCGCAGTGAAGAGGATGCCATATTGTTGGGGACTAAAACGGTGTTTCACGATAACCCGCAATTGAATGTTCGGGAGTGGACGGGAAGAAATCCGGTTCGTATTGTGATTGATCGGTTTTTAAAATTGAGTGAAAAGCTGAACGTGTTTGACCGCAGTCAGAAGACAATTGTGTATAATGTATTGAAGCACGAAGAGCACGACAACTTGATTCTGGCGCGTATTGATGAAACGGATTTCCTGCCACAACTTTTACAGGATTTGCACAAACGCGGCATTCAATCCGTAATCGTAGAAGGTGGTGCGCAAACCTTACAATTTTTCATATCAAGTGGATTGTGGGATGAGGCACGTATTTTCCAAGCTACACGCATCTTTGGAAAGGGAATTAAAGCACCTGAACTGAAAGGAAAACTTTCTTCAACGGAAACCGTTTCGACAGATACCTTGTTTACATACCACCCATTATGA
- a CDS encoding type II toxin-antitoxin system HicB family antitoxin, with protein sequence MKFTIVIEKSEDGWYVGQLEEVPAAISQGKTIEECKANVLDALLEIFDTNRELIEVEYRGRNVIKDSVELVG encoded by the coding sequence ATGAAATTTACAATAGTAATAGAAAAGTCGGAAGATGGATGGTACGTAGGCCAATTGGAAGAAGTGCCTGCAGCCATTTCTCAGGGGAAGACAATCGAAGAATGTAAAGCCAATGTGTTGGACGCCCTGCTTGAAATATTTGATACAAATCGTGAACTGATAGAAGTAGAGTACCGTGGTAGAAATGTAATTAAGGACTCTGTTGAATTGGTTGGATGA
- a CDS encoding type II CAAX endopeptidase family protein: MSSEDIQVSDRHPVVSLLFIIILVGVGFLLVGPGIGLAVAALFYEGDLLSMMANPDYSAFLPLMITQTFAAFIGLILFPLLYVQFSERKPVSKLFNFNEKWLLLIPVLMMIGIGFQVALSPVIEWNMHLQFPEFMENFADWAREREDALMELTKVLTNFQSQRDLIIGFIVIAILPGIGEELVFRGLIQNELKRGTGNPHLAIWVAAILFSAIHMQFFGFVPRVLLGALFGYLYHWSGNLIIPMFAHFFHNGFTLIMLHLYNQGISELDMESEEAAPWPWVMVGIVSTFALLVYFRKLYNTKPSTFTRE, from the coding sequence ATGAGTTCTGAAGACATTCAAGTTTCCGATCGTCATCCCGTTGTTTCCCTGCTGTTTATAATCATTCTGGTAGGTGTTGGTTTTTTGCTGGTGGGTCCAGGCATTGGGTTGGCCGTTGCCGCCTTGTTTTATGAAGGCGACTTGCTTTCCATGATGGCTAACCCGGATTATTCCGCGTTTCTTCCGCTCATGATCACCCAGACTTTTGCTGCATTCATTGGCTTGATCTTGTTCCCATTATTATATGTTCAGTTTTCGGAGCGAAAACCGGTAAGCAAACTCTTTAACTTCAACGAAAAATGGTTGTTGCTTATTCCTGTACTGATGATGATCGGCATTGGATTTCAAGTGGCGCTTTCTCCGGTAATTGAATGGAACATGCACCTGCAGTTTCCGGAGTTCATGGAAAACTTTGCCGACTGGGCGCGCGAACGCGAAGATGCTTTGATGGAACTTACGAAGGTGCTCACCAACTTTCAATCGCAACGCGATTTGATTATTGGTTTTATTGTGATTGCCATCCTTCCGGGAATTGGTGAAGAACTAGTATTTCGTGGGTTGATTCAAAATGAATTGAAGCGCGGAACAGGAAATCCGCACCTCGCCATTTGGGTTGCCGCCATTTTATTCAGCGCTATTCACATGCAGTTTTTTGGTTTTGTTCCACGTGTGTTGTTGGGTGCCTTGTTTGGCTACTTGTATCATTGGTCGGGTAACTTGATTATTCCCATGTTTGCTCACTTCTTCCACAATGGTTTTACGCTTATCATGTTGCATTTGTATAATCAGGGAATATCTGAACTCGACATGGAAAGCGAAGAGGCTGCACCCTGGCCCTGGGTAATGGTTGGGATTGTTTCCACATTTGCACTTTTGGTTTATTTCCGAAAGCTTTACAACACCAAACCTTCAACTTTTACGCGTGAGTAA
- a CDS encoding GAF domain-containing protein, translating to MAEELIISTSTDKQQRYETLVPQIEALVSGEPDVVANLSNIAAALKQTMNYFWVGFYLVKDNSMPTGRQELVLGPFQGPIACTRIGLGKGVCGTSWKERRTIIVPNVDEFPGHIACSSASKSEIVLPAFKNNEVFLVLDVDSDSLNDFDEVDEKYLEQVMRIIERFI from the coding sequence ATGGCTGAAGAACTCATCATATCCACATCAACTGATAAGCAGCAGCGTTACGAAACGCTGGTTCCACAAATCGAGGCACTTGTTTCTGGCGAACCGGATGTTGTGGCTAACTTATCGAACATTGCTGCAGCCCTAAAGCAAACCATGAATTATTTCTGGGTGGGTTTTTACCTGGTTAAAGATAATTCCATGCCTACCGGCAGGCAGGAACTCGTGCTCGGGCCCTTTCAAGGACCAATTGCCTGTACCCGAATTGGATTGGGTAAAGGTGTGTGCGGAACTTCCTGGAAGGAAAGGCGCACGATCATCGTTCCTAATGTGGATGAATTCCCCGGCCACATTGCGTGTAGCTCGGCATCAAAATCTGAAATTGTATTGCCCGCATTTAAAAACAACGAGGTTTTTCTGGTATTGGATGTCGACAGCGATAGCCTGAACGACTTTGACGAAGTGGATGAAAAATACCTGGAGCAAGTGATGCGGATTATTGAGCGTTTCATTTAA